The Candidatus Methylomirabilota bacterium genomic sequence CGGGATGCGGATGTCCGGGTGCGTCAGGAAGAACTCGCCCGTGGCGCGGTCCATCGTGAAGCCGTGCGTGCCGCTGCCCGCCGTGTACACGAGCGTTGTCGCGGGCCCGTACATGACATAGCCCGCGGCGATCTGCTCCGTGCCGGGGCCGAGCGCCGCCGGCCCCGCCGGATCCCACCCTCGGCTCGGGCGCAGGGAAAAGATCGTGCCGACCGTGCCGTTGACGTCAAGGTTGGAAGAGCCGTCCACCGGATCGCAGGCGACCACGAGGCCGGTCGACCCCTTGCCTTCGCGCATCTCGATGGGCTCGGGCGCCTCCTCGGAGACGAGCGCGGCGCACGCCCCGCTCTTGCGAAGCGCAGCCGTCACGATCTCGTGGCCCCAGACATCGAGCTTCTTGACCTGATCGCCCGTGACGTTGGTGCCGCCCGCGTAGCCGAGCTGGTCTCGCAGCGCCGCGTGGGCCAGCTCCTGTGCGATGACGGCTGCGACGCTGCCGATGCGGCTGACGACCAGGGCCATGCCGCGGGCCTGATCCGAGGCGAGCGTGGCCTGCTGCCGGGCAAGGTGCTCGTCGAGCGTCATCTTTGACGGGGCCACGTTTGGGATGCTAGGCGAAGGCCGGCGTTTAGTCAACCCGGAGCCTCGAGGCGGCGGGCGGGAGCCGTCCACCGGGGCGCTCCACACAGACCGCCGCGATCGCCCGGGCGCCCGGCACCTGTTACATGATCATGTCAGGGAGGGCCTGCTGCTCGGGTCGTGCCGCAGCACAGGAGGACGGGGACGGCGGGCCGGCCCTCGCACCTGAGAGCCCGAGATGGGCGAGGATCCGCTGGATGACGGCGGGGTCATCGATCGTGGCCGTCAGCTGCATCCGCCCGGCGCAGCGCGGACAGCGTAGGACATCCAAGCCGAAGGCCCGGCGCATCAGCGCCGTCCACGTCCAGTAGCCGGGCCGGTCCGCGCCCGGGCGTCCCGCCCCCGCCCTCCCCGCCCCCGCCCTCCCCGTTGGTTCGTTCCACTCCGTCGCTGGGTCACCCTCGGTGCGGCAAACGCCGGGAATCGCTCGATCTTCCCCTCCGCCGCTCGGATTTCAAGCTCGATGTTCTTCCCGTCCACCCAGCCCAACTCGCGCAATCCCTGCCGGAATGCGTCGAGGAGGTGCGCGGCGGCCGAAATGGAGCTGCTGATCATCACGCCTATCCGGTAGACCTTCCCAGGCTGCTGCGCATCGGCGATCAGAGGCGCGGTAAGGAGAACCGCACCACCTACCAGCAAGGAACGTGCGCCGGTTTATGACTGGGTCCTCCCGCCGGGGTCTGGGAGCCCTCCTTACAGGCTGGGCAGGAGTCTGGCAGAGCCTTCCTATCCGCTGCGCGTGGAGTCAGCTGCTGCCAGCGGAGGGCGTTGGACGCATATCCAGCGAACAGGTAGTAGCCGGCAGGAAAGCCGCCGATGACTAAGATGGCGATCGCGACTCCAAGCATGTCGTCACCTCCAGCGCGGATTGTCGGTAGCCGTCGGGCGCGACGCTTCGGGTCGCGAACCCTAGGTCGGGGCGAGGGGGGCGGGGGCAGCAGCCCGCGGTCAACTCCCGACGTCGGGAGCGCGCCATGACCGCCCCCCGTGTCAGCTCCGCTGTGCCCACAAATGTGCCCGCCAGCTCCTAGTTCCTGCCCCGCACCAGCTACCACGAGCCAAGACAGCAAACGAAAACCCCCCGGCAAGCTGCGAACTTACCGAGGGGCTTCTGTGGGCGCCCGAGCTTATGAGACCCCTGCTCTGCCACCTGAGCTACGCCGCCGAAAATCGCGTTGACACGAAAAACGCTTTGCTATAATCCCGCCGAACGACGTCCACCAGTAACGACTCCCGTCTCGCAAGTCAAGGCGGGGAAGGTCCGGAGGAGCTTTTCATGGCGTGGCTCGGCGATCGGCCATGGATCGAAGACGAGGAGAATCCCGTGTACGCGCAGGACGACGCCGAAGTCGAGAAGGAAGAGGACGACGAGGACGACGAGGACTTCGACGAGGATCCCGACGACCTCGATGACGACGACGACGAGGACGACCTGGACGACGAGCTCGACGACGAGGACGAGCTCGAGGACGACAAAGAGGAGGATGAGGACCTCGACGACAAAGGCGACAAGTGACAGCAGCGCCGTATCTCTAGTCTCTCGAAGGAGAATTCGATGGTATTGATGACCGACGCAGGCATTCCGTTCCTCTTGCGGTGGATCCATTTCCTGGCCGGGATCACCTGGATCGGACTTCTCTACTACCTCAATTTCGCCCAGACCCCGTTCTTCGCGGAGACCGAGGCCCCGGTGCGCAGCGGCGTCCAGCAGAAGCTCCTGCCCCGCGTCATGTGGTGGTTCCGCTGGGGCGCCATGATCACCTTCCTCAGCGGCTGGCTCTATCTCCTGGAGTACTGGCTCCACCGGGTCGGCGTGACAAATGCGCAGACCTGGGTCATCCTGCTGGGCGGTATCCTCGGCAGCGTCATGTGGTTCAATGTCTGGTTCGTGATCTGGCCGAGGCAGAAGCTGGTCATCCAGAACGCGCTCGATACGGCGGCCGGCAAGCCCGCCAATCCGGCGGTCGCGGCCGCCGGAGCCCGCGCGGGCCTGGCGTCGCGCACGAACGTCGTGTTCTCGATCCCGATGCTCTTCATGATGGGCTCGGCCAGCCACCTGCCCATGCCGATGCCCGGCTCAGGCGGGGCCTTCTGGCTGATCGCGCTGATCATCATCGCGCTCGTGGAGTGGAACTGCCTCGCCTTCGCCCCCGGCAAGCCCACGACGAAGTCGCTCGGCACCGTCAAGGGCACCCTCTGGTTCGGCTTCATCCTGACGGCGGTCTTTTATCTGCTCTTCGAGGTAATGAAGAAGAGCGGGTAGGCAGCAAGAAGCGGCGCGACTCACAGGCCGGGCGGGGCGTGATACCCCGCCCGGCCTTCGTCTGTCAGCCGCGAAGATCCTCGAGCAACTGCGCCTTGCTCTCGGCCTGGAGCTCGACGCGCGCGCGCACGGCGGGGTGGTCCACCACCAGATGGACGGGCGAGCTCGCGAAGGCACGGACGGCCTCGGGCGGGAACGCGAAGCGGACGAAGTGGACGGCGGAGAGCTTGCCCTTCTCCTCGTCGGAGTGTCCGGCCTCGAACTCGCCTGGGAGGGCGAAGTCCTTGCCCACCTGGATCCAGACCGTCGGCCCCGCGTCGATACCAATGAACCGGTCGAGCACGGCCTGGATCTGGTCCTTGTCGGTGATCTCGATGAAGAGCGTGGCGCTGAGCTCGCCCGGGCCCGGGAGGAGGGCGTTGTAGACGTCGAGCTCGTCCTGGACGCGGGCGTCGGCCGTGATCCGTTCGACGCGGCACATCTCCTGAATCTGCAAGAGCACGGTGTCGCGGTTCTCGAAGACGAAGCTCAGGTGCTCGCCCACGGGCACCCGGCGCACGCGCTTGAGATCGATCACCCTCCGCCGCATTTCGGCGCGCACCTTCTCGTATTCGAAGAAGTTCAGGACGTCCTTCAGTTGGATCTTGTCATGACCCGCCGGGCTCATGGTTCTTCGATTCCGTAGGCTTCGGCGAGGACCTGGATCGGGTGCCGTGCTGGGAGCCCAGTGCCTTGCTTGATCTGGAGCGCCGCCAGCGGACAGTCCGTCGCGACGCGGTCCGCGCCGGCCTCCCGGATGCCTTTGAAGAGCGGCTCGGCCAGCTTCATGGACAGCTGGAAGTATTCCTTCTTCATCCCCCACGTGCCGTCGACGGCGGAGCATTTCTCTATGGTCTCGACCTCCGCGCCCGTCAGGCGCAGCACGTCGGCCGACTTCGTGCCCATGTTCTGCGCCTTCAGGTGACAGGGCAGCTGGTAGGCGATCTTCCTCGGAGGATTCGGGAACCGGGTATCGAGCTGTCCGGCGGCGTGGAGCCCCGAGAGGTACTCGAAGAGATCGCGCGTGTGGCCGGCGACCAGATTGGCGTCCTCGGAGCCGTCGAGCCAGGGGTACTCCTGCTTGAGCATGTAGGAGCAGGTCGGCCCCGGCACCACGATCTCGCGTCCCTGCCTGACGGCTTCAGCCAGCGACTTGACGTTGTCGGCGATGAGACCTTTCGCCTCCTTCACCGCCCCGCCGTCGAGGTACGGCATGCCGCAGCAGCGCTGCGCCGGCAGCGAGACGTCCACCCCGTTTCGCTCGAGCACGGCGACGGCGGCCTTGCCCGT encodes the following:
- a CDS encoding class 1 fructose-bisphosphatase, with protein sequence MAPSKMTLDEHLARQQATLASDQARGMALVVSRIGSVAAVIAQELAHAALRDQLGYAGGTNVTGDQVKKLDVWGHEIVTAALRKSGACAALVSEEAPEPIEMREGKGSTGLVVACDPVDGSSNLDVNGTVGTIFSLRPSRGWDPAGPAALGPGTEQIAAGYVMYGPATTLVYTAGSGTHGFTMDRATGEFFLTHPDIRIPKKGKVYGINEGNISTWHPGQRAFVEYLRTPDKATGRPYSLRYSGAMVADVHRTLLEGGLFMYPADMRDPAKPKGKLRLLYEVAPMGMIVEQAGGRASTGTERVLDLKASEYHQRAAIIVGSPDDVALAEKFYAGN
- a CDS encoding urate hydroxylase PuuD; this encodes MVLMTDAGIPFLLRWIHFLAGITWIGLLYYLNFAQTPFFAETEAPVRSGVQQKLLPRVMWWFRWGAMITFLSGWLYLLEYWLHRVGVTNAQTWVILLGGILGSVMWFNVWFVIWPRQKLVIQNALDTAAGKPANPAVAAAGARAGLASRTNVVFSIPMLFMMGSASHLPMPMPGSGGAFWLIALIIIALVEWNCLAFAPGKPTTKSLGTVKGTLWFGFILTAVFYLLFEVMKKSG
- a CDS encoding DUF3501 family protein, producing the protein MSPAGHDKIQLKDVLNFFEYEKVRAEMRRRVIDLKRVRRVPVGEHLSFVFENRDTVLLQIQEMCRVERITADARVQDELDVYNALLPGPGELSATLFIEITDKDQIQAVLDRFIGIDAGPTVWIQVGKDFALPGEFEAGHSDEEKGKLSAVHFVRFAFPPEAVRAFASSPVHLVVDHPAVRARVELQAESKAQLLEDLRG
- a CDS encoding anaerobic glycerol-3-phosphate dehydrogenase subunit C, which translates into the protein MTLDIRQPGFWNLELVDHELRRVYDICSGCRRCLPLCPSFKVMFDRLDTEAVDGDVEKLPAKDVKEVVDLCYQCKLCYNHCPYTPPHRWQVDFPRLMLRSRSAEARQKGVTLQDRFLGNTELVGRLGSLTAPLSNWASSLPPQRALMQAVVGIHKDRQLPPFHRETFSAWFDRRRSPSFHPRARVALFATCSVEFNDPATGKAAVAVLERNGVDVSLPAQRCCGMPYLDGGAVKEAKGLIADNVKSLAEAVRQGREIVVPGPTCSYMLKQEYPWLDGSEDANLVAGHTRDLFEYLSGLHAAGQLDTRFPNPPRKIAYQLPCHLKAQNMGTKSADVLRLTGAEVETIEKCSAVDGTWGMKKEYFQLSMKLAEPLFKGIREAGADRVATDCPLAALQIKQGTGLPARHPIQVLAEAYGIEEP